The Bacillota bacterium sequence CGCCCTCCGGTCGGCGAGTCCGCGTACGCCAGGGTGCTGCTTGCTCCTACAGCTGTGGTGCTTGGCGGTTTCAACTTGTTTCCGGCCGTCTATTCGCTCTACCTCAGCTTCGTGAGCTGGGATGGAATCGCGGCCGTCAGGCCATGGGTCGGCCTTCGCAACTACGCCGCCCTGCTTACGTCGTCGGAATTCTGGAACTCGGTGGCCGTGACGCTGGCGTACGCGGGTGTTGTGACGGTGGCCTCCACGGTGCTGGGGCTTGCCGTCGCGGTGCTCCTCAACCAGAACGTAGCGGGAAGGGGGATCTATCGCGTTCTCTACTTCCTTCCGGTCATCACTCCGAGCGTCGCCGTCGGCGTGGTGTGGAAATACCTCTTTGATCCGTACCAGGGCGTGTTCAATAAAATGCTGGCGCCTTTCGGCGTCGCCGGGCCGTCGTGGTTGACGGACCCGGTATGGGCCCGTCCCGCGGTGATAATTGTGGGCATCTGGAAGCGAACCGGCTTCAATATGGTGATTTACCTTGCGGCACTTCAGGACATTCCGCACTCGCTCCGCGAGGCGGCTGCCATAGACGGGGCGACGGCGTGGCAGCGATTTCGGCGCATCACGGTGCCCCTGCTGGCGCCGGCCACGTTCGTTATCACGGTCACCGGGGTCATCGAGGGATTCCAGGTGTTCGACCTGGTGTACGTTATGACGGCAGGCGGGCCGCTTGGGGCGACCGACGTGCTGGGGTATTACCTCTATCGCTACGGTTTCCGCTACTCTCAAATGGGGTACGCCTCCGCGGTGGCGTTCACGGCGTTCATTCTGATCTTTGCTACCACGCTGGTGCAGTACAGGTTTGCCCCGGGAGGGCGCAGGTATGAGGCGACGTAGCATCACCCGCGCGGCGACGACGGCCGGCGTGCACACCATGCTGCTCGCCGGTGCCTTTTTCTCGGCGATGCCCTTTCTGTGGCTCTTGACCACTTCGCTGAAGCCGGAGAAGGCCGTCTTTTCTCCGCCGTTGCTGATCCCGACGCATTTCGAATGGACGAACTATGTCCGTGCCATGCAGGCAGCACCGTTCGATCGGTTCTTTCTGAACAGTGCCATCATGACGGCCGGGATCACCGTCGCACAGACGCTGTTCTCGGGGCTGGCGGGGTACGCGCTGGCGCGCATGCGCTTCCGTGGCAAGCATCTCTTCTTCATCGTCGTGCTCGCAGCTATGATGATTCCCCAGCAGGTTACCCTGATCCCGAGCTTTCTGGTCGTAAGCCGCCTTGGATGGATTGACACTTACGCAGCGCTCATCGTGCCTCGGGCGGCGAGCGCCTTTGCGGTCCTCCTCTTCCGGCAGTTTTTCCTCTCGATCCCCGTTGAAATCGAAGAGGCGGCGCGAATCGACGGGGCCGGGACGCTTACCATCATTGCGAGAGTGGTGGCTCCTCTGTCCCGCCCGGTCATCGCGGCCAGTGCCATCTTCTCCTTCCTCTTTGCATGGAACGACTTCCTGTGGCCCCTGGTCGTCACCAATTCCACCCGGATGCAAACTGTTCAGGTGGGCCTCGCGATGTTTTCGGGGCGGTACGGAACGTTCTGGACGCTGCTGGCGGCTGCCACCGTGGTCGCACTGTTGCCATCGGTGCTGGCTTTCTTTGCGGGGCAGCGCCGGTTCATCGAGGGGATCGCTTCCTCGGCGGTGAAAGGCTGAGATGGCGGCCGTTCCTCGGTGGGTGTACCGGTGCACGTTCTACCAGATCATGCCCGACCGGTTCTGCAACGGTGACCCCACGAATGATCCGCCCGGCACCCGGCAGTGGGGCGAGCGCCCGACGCGGCGCTCGTTTTTCGGCGGCGATTTGCAGGGGATCGAGCAGCGCCTCGGCTACCTGCAGGGACTTGGCGTAGATGCCCTCTACCTGACCCCGATCTTTGCTGCCCCGTCCCCGCACAAGTACGACACCGCAGACTACCTTAGAATCGACCCGGCCTTTGGCTCGCAAGAGGACTTTCGGCGGCTGCTGGGGGCCTTGCACGAGGGGGGCATGCACCTCATCCTGGACGGGGTTTTCAATCACAGCGGTGACCGGCACTGGGCGTTTATGCAAGCGGAGCGAGAAGGACCCGACTCGCCCACGTGGGACTGGTACCACTTTGCGGGTTACCCGGTTCGGCGGCGGCCCAGGCCCAACTATGCCCATGCCGGGATCTACTACCTCCCCAAGTGGAACCTCAAGAACCCTTCCGTCACTGAGTACCTTCTTGGCGCCGTTCGCCACTGGACCGCCCAAGGCATCGATGGCTGGCGGCTGGACGTGCCATGGTACGTCGAAGGGCACGACTTCTGGAAAGCCTTCAACCGCACCGTCCGGGAGATCAACCCCGAAGCCTACCTCGTTGGCGAGCACTGGGGAGATCCATCACCCTGGCTCGGGGAGGATCAGTTTGACGGGGCCACCGACTACCGGCTGCGCGAGGCCCTGATTCGCTTCCTGCGGGGGCAGACTCGGGCAGACGAGGCGGGGAGAACGCTGGAGGCCCTTGCCACAGCGTATCCGTCACAGCACCGCCTCGCCATGTGGAACCTGGTTGGCAGCCACGACACGCCGCGTGTGGCCACCGTCTTTCGGGGCAATGCCGAACGTATCCAAGCGGCGTTCACGGTCATTTTCACGTTTCCAGGCCTGCCACTTATCTACTACGGTGACGAGGTGGGCCTTCGAGGCCGCAATGACCCCGGCTGCCGGCGTACTTTCCCGTGGGAGGACGAGGCCAGTTGGGATCGCGGCACGTTTGCGCATGTACAGCGGCTCGCACGGATCAGGCGTGACTCGCCGGCGCTGCAAGAAGGGAGCTTCCGCCTGGTGGCCGACGCCGCAGGCGAGCCGAGGGGGCAGCCGTCCGGCGTGATCCGCTACGTTCGGGAAGCCGAAAACGGAGACCGCTGCTGGGTCGCCGTGTCCAATGGCGCCGGGGTTGAAGAACTGAAGTGGCACCTGGGTGCGCCCATCGAACGGGTGGAGGCAGCGGTCTCCCACGGTCCCGTCAAGTGGGCAAGGGTCTCTCCCGCGGAGATTACCTTGCGCTTTGGCCGTGAAGCGGCTTCTGTGGTCTTCAGGGCCCCATAGAGCGCCAGCTCGGACTTCGTTGCAGGCGACGGCCAGCCTCACAGCATCCATATCGGAGTTGGTCTCGATCTGGCTGGCACAGATGTATTGACAGACGTCGATGAATGCGATAAGAACCGAAGTGGAACGCCGCCGCCTGGAAAGGAACCGTATCTCTGTGGCAGTCCGCGAAGCGATACAGAACACATCGCCCGATTCCAGAAGCCTGCCGGCACCCGTTCTGGGTTCACCTGGGGCGACGTCGTACAGCCGCGTTGGGCCTGGTAGCCCAGCGCATTGACAGCAATCGATACGATCTCGTGGGCAGTTGGTGCGGTCGTGGCCCAACGTCGGTTGCAGGGAGGTCGGGAAGAGAGCTATGAGGCATCTTGATCCCATGTTCTTGCATGTCATGGCGAAGGAGCGCCACGAAAGCCTGATGAGGGAGGCGGAGACCGAGCGTCTGCTGCGCACAGCCAGAAACGAACGCTCTTTCCGCCGGCTCGGCCTGGCGTCGTTCCTCCGGCGCCTCCGTCGGGCCGGAGCGGGGCGACGTGGAGTCCGGCCGGAGCCCGTCCGCTCGACCGGGCAACCCATATGTTGCACAATCGAGGCAGACTGCTGCGCAGCGACCCGGTGAAGGAAGGCATGGGTTCGGAGAGCCGAAGGTCTCTGAAGGGAATCGTTTGATGTACGAGCGGGCCGCGATTCCGAACGAGGCCCTTAGAGCTTCTGCCAGCTCCGGTAACCCAGTGGCGCATGCCACGTTGCAGCGCGGCCAGGTCGTCCTCGAAGCCGGCGCGCGGCGGTGCCTCCGAACGATGCACCCTTAAGGTGACGAAGCACGTCCAGAGGGCTTTGCCTGGCGAGAATCCCCGCACGGGTGGCGCGAACGGCGCGGGGGCGTCACGACCCGGGCTCGCCTGGGTTTTGCGGGCGGCTCTTTCGGTGAAGCCCCTGGGCGCACGGGCCGTTCCGCCTCATACCGGCCGGAGTGGCCGGCGGCGTTAAGCCGAGGTAAAGAAGATGTAGCGCCCGGCCCCCGGCCTCCGCGCTGTCCGGAGCCCAGGTGTGAGGCTGCCGATTGCCTCATTACGCCCGTGTGCCGGTCGTATCGTCCTCGAGCATCGCCGCCGTCCGCCAACGCACCAAGAGACCCTGAAGGCGCACCCCACCCTCGAGGCCCACTTAAGGATACGCTTCACGCTTTCGCGGCGACCACCACAAGACGGCGAGCCTGGTGATCGTACGGGGCATCGCCCAGCTCGCCATAGGCCGTCACTTGCGAAAAGCCGGCCTGTTTGAGCACCTGCCGCAGTTCGGCGGCACTGTAAACCCGGTGGCCGAATCGATACTCCTCCGCGCTGAGGGGCAGGGGTGATCCTGCTCTTGTCACGCCCTACCCGATCGATCCGGAGGAACTTACGCCACTACCTGCGAGTTTAACGCGAGCCCGTCGGGTTCGTTGTTTCTTGCGAACCGTAGCAGGAGTCCCTGGCGCACCGCCGAACATCTCCGCAACTCCTCGGGGCGTTCGGTGCCCCGATGTCCTCGTTTCACCGATGGCTGGATGGAGGGACGGGTATGTCCGTTTCATGGCGACGCGTGACCGCAATAGTACTCAGTATCTTGCTGGTGCTGGCCACGGGTACCCTGGTGGCCGCTGCCTCCGTGCCCGGCACCATCGTGGTCGGGCTTCAGGCCGAACCGACCGCTCTGGATGCTCACCAGATCACCGACTACAACTCGAGCCGTGCCGCCATGGGGCTCTACGACAGCCTCCTGCGGTTCAAGGACGGGTCAACGGAACTCGAGCCGGGCCTGGCGGAGTCATGGGATGTGTCGAAGGATGGCCTGGTGTACACCCTCCGGCTGCGTCGGGGCGTGAAGTTCCACGACGGAACGCCGTTCAACGCGGATGCCGTCGTCTTCAACATCCTGCGCCAGATCGACCCGTCGCACCCGTATCACGACACCGGTACGTTCGCTTACGCCGACTTCACGTTCGGCAAGGTGGGCCGGGTCGAGAAGGTCGGTGACTACACGGTTCGGATCACCCTCAAGGAGCGGTATGCCCCCTTCCTGGCAAACCTGGCGATGCACTCGGCGTCCATGATCTCGCCGGCGGCTATCCGCAAGTACGGCAAGGAGATCGCCAAGAACCCGGTCGGAACCGGGCCGTTCAAGTTCGTGCGCTGGGTGCCGGGCGTTGAGGTGGTGCTCGAGCGTAACCCCGAGTACTGGGACAAGACCCGCACCCCGCGCATCCAGCGGGTCATATACCGTCCGGTGGTCGAGGACCAGACCCGTCTGGCGCAGCTTGAGGCCGGGGAACTTGACTTCATCGTAAACGTGCCTCCGGACGACCTGCCGAGGCTCCGCCAGGACAATCGCTTCCAGGTGATCGAGCAGGCGGGCATGCACATCTGGTATGTGGTGCTCAACAACCAGAAGCCGCCGTTCAACGATCCGCGGGTACGCCAGGCGGTCAACTACGCCATCAACCGGCGGGCGATCGTAGAAGGCATACTCAAGGGCACAGGGGTGTTAGCAGATAATTACATCCCGCCCGTGCTGTGGGGCTACAACAAGGATGTCCACGCCTATCCCTACGATCCGGCGAAGGCCAGGAAGCTCCTCGCCGAGGCCGGCTACCCTAACGGCTTTACGGCGGAGTTCTGGGTGCCGCAGTCGGGGTCAGGGATGCAGCAACCCGTGGCCATGGCGCAGGCCATTCAGAGCGATCTGGCCAGGGTTGGCATCCGGGCCAACATCCAGACGTTCGAGTGGGGCACCTACCTTGACAAGGTCTTCGTGAACGACCCGCAGCAGCTTCCGGACATGCACGAGATGAGCTGGATCGGCGACAACGGCGACCCGGACAACTTCCTGTACATCCTGCTCTCGGGTCATCAATGGCCCCCGAACGGCTTCAACGAGAGCTTCTACCGCAACGAGGAAGTTGACCGGATTCTGGTGGCGGCCCAGCAGACGTCCGACAGGGCCGAGCGGGCCAAGCTGTACCTGAAGGCACAGGAACTCATCATGGCAGATGCTCCTTGGGTGCCGATCGACCACGAGACCCAGATCGTGGTGGCTCGCAGGGAGATCAAGGGGTTCGTCCTGCACCCCACCGGGGTCTTCCGGTTCGAAAAGGTGACCCTGGAGGGGCAGGGCTAAAGCGAGAGGCCCGGCTCAATGGGACAGTACGTTGTCAAGCGGCTGCTGGCACTCGTACCGGTGCTGGTGGGGATCACGGTGCTCGTCTTCCTCACCATGCACCTCTCCCCGGGGGACCCAGCGCTCATCATGCTTGGCCCTCACGCGACGGCCCAGGCGCTCGAGCAACTCCGCCACGATCTGGGGCTGGATCTGCCCATGCCGCTGCAGTACGTGCGCTGGATGGGCCGGCTCGTGGCGGGCGACTGGGGTTATTCCATTCAGCTCAAGCGCAGCGTGGGCGAACTCATCTCAACGCGGCTGGGAGCGACCGTGCTGCTGGCAGCGGCGGGACTGGCGCTGGCTGTGGCGCTGGGGCTCCCGGCCGGCGTGCTGGCGGCGGTATGGGGCCGCAGCGGAGTGGACCGGGCGCTGATGGGTACCATGCTCCTCGGCTTCTCCATGCCTGTCTTCTGGCTGGGACTGCTGCTGCAGCTGGCCTTTGGGCTGCGACTGGGGTGGTTTCCGATCTCGGGAATGTACTCGCCGGGATCGGCAAGCCCGTGGGATCTGCTGCAGCACCTCGTGCTCCCGGCCGTTGCGCTCGCGGTGGGGCCGGCCGCGACGGTGGCGCGCATGACGCGGGCCAGCATGCTCGACGTGGCCGGGCAGGAGTACATCCGGGCCGCGAAGGCCCGGGGGATTGGGCCAGGCTCGCTCATTTTCCGGCACGCCCTGCGAAACGCCCTGATCCCGACGGTCACCGTCGTGGGGATGCAGGCGGGGTATTTGCTGGGCGGCGAAGTGCTGGTGGAGATGCTCTTCAACTGGCCGGGGCTCGGGATGCTGATGGTGAACGGCATCCTGGCCCGGGACTTCCCGGTTGTGCAGGGCGGCATCCTGGTGGTGGCTACCATGTACGTGGCGGCCAACCTGGCTGTCGACCTGCTGTACGCCTATCTAGATCCCCGCATCACGTACGCATAGGGTGAGCGCTGAATGGCCCAGGAACTCCGCGTCGAGTTGACCGAGCAACGGCCCGCTGAGGTGAGGGGTCTCATCCGGGCGTGGAACCGCCTTGGGAGAGACCCCGTCATCCTGGGAGCGGGGCTGGTGGTGGCGGGAATCTTCGTGGCGGGGCTTCTGGCACCGGTGCTGGCCCCGCACGACCCGTACCAGGCCGACGTGCTGGCGAGGCTGAAGCCACCGGGGTCCCCGGGGCACCTGCTGGGAACCGACCACCTGGGCCGTGATCTGTTCACCCGGCTTCTTTACGGGGCTCGAACCAGCCTGCTGGTGGGGTTTGTCGCCGTCTTCATCGCCATGGCCGTTGGGGTGCCGCTGGGGCTCGTGTCCGGTTTTTTCGGGGGCCGGGTGGACGCCGTGCTGATGCGATTGATGGACGTCCTGATGGCGTTCCCGTCGGTGCTGCTCGCCATCGCGATCATTGCCGCCCTCGGGCCCGGGCTGGTCAAGGCGATGGTGGCCGTCGCCATCGTGGGGGTTCCCTATTACTCCCGCATCGTGCGGGGTTTGACGCTCTCGCTCAAGGAAAAGGAATTCGTCGAGGCGGCACGGGGCGTCGGCACTCCAACGCACCGGATCATGGTGCGGCACATCCTGCCGCATTGTATCGGGCCAGTGGTTGTGGCTGCCACGCTGGACGTGGGATGGATGATCACCGCGGCGGCCGGGATGAGCTTCCTGGGGCTGGGGGCGCAGCCTCCCACGGCTGAGTGGGGAATCATGCTGAGCGAAGGGCGTCAGTACATTCGGGTGGCCCCCCACGTTTCGGTGCTGCCGGGCATGGCCATCTTCGTGGTGGTGCTGGCACTCAACCTCCTGGGCGACGGGCTGCGTGACCTATGGGATCCCCGCCAGCGCGGGAGCGAAACGGGCGGGAGATGGTTTTGATCACACGCTGCCTACGCCTGCTGTGCTCCACGGGGGCCCGGGCGCTGTTCGAGACCACAGCGGCGCCGTGGTGGCCGCTCTCAACGTCACCCGAAGCGAGCCAACGGACAGCTCTTGCCCTCCAGGTAGACGCTGGTCAGGTCGTAAAGGACGACGGCGTTGGGGGTCAGGTGCCGGCGGGCCAGCTTCGTCTCGATGGCGGCCTGGCGCGAGCTTCAGCCAGTTCCGGCCAATGAACTTCCGCTTGGCTGGCACAGATGTATTGACAGACGTCGATGCATGCGATAAGAACCGAAGTGGAACGCCGCCGCCTGGAAAGGAACCGTATCTCTGTGGCAGTCCGCGAAGCGATACAGAACACATCGCCCGATTCCAGAAGCCTGCCGGCACCCGTTCTGGGTTCACCAGAGGCGGCAGGGTGCTGCGAACCGGTTATCCCGGCGCCGCTATCGGCAGGTGACGCGAATCGGTGGGCCAGGGTCTTTCGTGCCCTGAGCGATCCCACCCGGCTGAGGATTCTCGCGCTGCTCGCGGCACAGGACCGGCCGCTGTGCGTCTGCGACATCGTGGCCCAGTTCCCGTTGGGGCAGCCCACCATTTCCCACCATCTGCGGATTCTGCGCGAAGCCGGCCTGGTCACTGCCGAGCGCCGCGGGTCGTGGGTCTACCACAGCGTGGCCCAGCGAGGACTCCTGGAAGCCTGGAGGGCCGTCGCGAAGCTCGTGCCTTGAGGTGAGCAGTTACGACGTGGTATAGCCGGGTTGCGGATTGAATCGAAGCGCATTGACAGCGGCCGCAGTTCCGGATGAGGCCCGAGCCCTTCGAGAAGCGGCGTGTCGGCTGGGACCTGACGAGCCTGCTGGTGCCCGCCGACGCCCTCGTATACACCACCCAGGAGTGGGGCGCCATGACTGCGGCTGCCGGGTTTGCCATGACCGTGATGGCCGAGGTGTACGGCCGCCTTGATGGCGATGAGGCGCTCTGAGTCCTTTGCCGTTTGAATGACAATTCGATACAACGGGAAGAGGACAGGAGTGCTCCGCCGGCAGACTCCTGCGCTCGCCCTCGGTGCGGGCCTTCCTGCAACGCGCAAGGATTTTCCTGCGGCGCGGCGGAATGCCTACAACTGCTGTCTGCACGGGCTCGCTGCCCGAAAGCCGAGGCACGGAAGGGGAAGACGAATGCCCCGTTCTTCTATCGCCCGCGGGGTCTTGCTGGTGGCGCTGACCGCGCTCCCGGTCGTGGCCGTAACAGGTTGTTTTCGCGTCGAGCAGGAGATCGACCTGACCGGCTGGCCTACCGCCGGCGTAAGTCTGACACTGTGGGTCGACAAAGCCTTTGCCGGCGCGGAGATGGACCTGCTGCTCGACAGCCTCCATCTCGTCGTACCCGGCGCCGGAGACGCTCCCGAACCAGTTCGTCATGACGAAGCCGTCGGGTCCAGGACCTGGACCGTCTTTGAGTGGGCACCTGTGGAAATCCAGCCCGGTGAGGCACTGCCGTTCACAATGGCGCGGCAGGATGGCGACAGGTACAGCTTCACCTGGGAGATTGGCCCCTACCAGGGGCTCTCCGGGCAGATCCCGGATGACGCAATCCTGCTCTCGGTGCGTATCACCTTTGCCGGTGAGGTGGAGTCTGCGAACGCAGCCCACGTGGAGGGCAGGCGCGCCCGTTGGGACATTCGCAAGGCGGACATCGCCCGAGGTGTCGCTTTGCAGGCGACAACCCGCACGCAGGCCGTCGCCCGGGTGAACGACGAGTTGATCGGCGCCGCGGCGTTCCAGCGAGCCTTTCGTG is a genomic window containing:
- the nikC gene encoding nickel transporter permease, which gives rise to MAQELRVELTEQRPAEVRGLIRAWNRLGRDPVILGAGLVVAGIFVAGLLAPVLAPHDPYQADVLARLKPPGSPGHLLGTDHLGRDLFTRLLYGARTSLLVGFVAVFIAMAVGVPLGLVSGFFGGRVDAVLMRLMDVLMAFPSVLLAIAIIAALGPGLVKAMVAVAIVGVPYYSRIVRGLTLSLKEKEFVEAARGVGTPTHRIMVRHILPHCIGPVVVAATLDVGWMITAAAGMSFLGLGAQPPTAEWGIMLSEGRQYIRVAPHVSVLPGMAIFVVVLALNLLGDGLRDLWDPRQRGSETGGRWF
- a CDS encoding glycoside hydrolase family 13 protein — its product is MAAVPRWVYRCTFYQIMPDRFCNGDPTNDPPGTRQWGERPTRRSFFGGDLQGIEQRLGYLQGLGVDALYLTPIFAAPSPHKYDTADYLRIDPAFGSQEDFRRLLGALHEGGMHLILDGVFNHSGDRHWAFMQAEREGPDSPTWDWYHFAGYPVRRRPRPNYAHAGIYYLPKWNLKNPSVTEYLLGAVRHWTAQGIDGWRLDVPWYVEGHDFWKAFNRTVREINPEAYLVGEHWGDPSPWLGEDQFDGATDYRLREALIRFLRGQTRADEAGRTLEALATAYPSQHRLAMWNLVGSHDTPRVATVFRGNAERIQAAFTVIFTFPGLPLIYYGDEVGLRGRNDPGCRRTFPWEDEASWDRGTFAHVQRLARIRRDSPALQEGSFRLVADAAGEPRGQPSGVIRYVREAENGDRCWVAVSNGAGVEELKWHLGAPIERVEAAVSHGPVKWARVSPAEITLRFGREAASVVFRAP
- a CDS encoding carbohydrate ABC transporter permease, translating into MRRRSITRAATTAGVHTMLLAGAFFSAMPFLWLLTTSLKPEKAVFSPPLLIPTHFEWTNYVRAMQAAPFDRFFLNSAIMTAGITVAQTLFSGLAGYALARMRFRGKHLFFIVVLAAMMIPQQVTLIPSFLVVSRLGWIDTYAALIVPRAASAFAVLLFRQFFLSIPVEIEEAARIDGAGTLTIIARVVAPLSRPVIAASAIFSFLFAWNDFLWPLVVTNSTRMQTVQVGLAMFSGRYGTFWTLLAAATVVALLPSVLAFFAGQRRFIEGIASSAVKG
- a CDS encoding metalloregulator ArsR/SmtB family transcription factor: MAVREAIQNTSPDSRSLPAPVLGSPEAAGCCEPVIPAPLSAGDANRWARVFRALSDPTRLRILALLAAQDRPLCVCDIVAQFPLGQPTISHHLRILREAGLVTAERRGSWVYHSVAQRGLLEAWRAVAKLVP
- a CDS encoding ABC transporter permease; the protein is MGQYVVKRLLALVPVLVGITVLVFLTMHLSPGDPALIMLGPHATAQALEQLRHDLGLDLPMPLQYVRWMGRLVAGDWGYSIQLKRSVGELISTRLGATVLLAAAGLALAVALGLPAGVLAAVWGRSGVDRALMGTMLLGFSMPVFWLGLLLQLAFGLRLGWFPISGMYSPGSASPWDLLQHLVLPAVALAVGPAATVARMTRASMLDVAGQEYIRAAKARGIGPGSLIFRHALRNALIPTVTVVGMQAGYLLGGEVLVEMLFNWPGLGMLMVNGILARDFPVVQGGILVVATMYVAANLAVDLLYAYLDPRITYA
- a CDS encoding ABC transporter substrate-binding protein, which produces MSVSWRRVTAIVLSILLVLATGTLVAAASVPGTIVVGLQAEPTALDAHQITDYNSSRAAMGLYDSLLRFKDGSTELEPGLAESWDVSKDGLVYTLRLRRGVKFHDGTPFNADAVVFNILRQIDPSHPYHDTGTFAYADFTFGKVGRVEKVGDYTVRITLKERYAPFLANLAMHSASMISPAAIRKYGKEIAKNPVGTGPFKFVRWVPGVEVVLERNPEYWDKTRTPRIQRVIYRPVVEDQTRLAQLEAGELDFIVNVPPDDLPRLRQDNRFQVIEQAGMHIWYVVLNNQKPPFNDPRVRQAVNYAINRRAIVEGILKGTGVLADNYIPPVLWGYNKDVHAYPYDPAKARKLLAEAGYPNGFTAEFWVPQSGSGMQQPVAMAQAIQSDLARVGIRANIQTFEWGTYLDKVFVNDPQQLPDMHEMSWIGDNGDPDNFLYILLSGHQWPPNGFNESFYRNEEVDRILVAAQQTSDRAERAKLYLKAQELIMADAPWVPIDHETQIVVARREIKGFVLHPTGVFRFEKVTLEGQG
- a CDS encoding sugar ABC transporter permease — translated: RPPVGESAYARVLLAPTAVVLGGFNLFPAVYSLYLSFVSWDGIAAVRPWVGLRNYAALLTSSEFWNSVAVTLAYAGVVTVASTVLGLAVAVLLNQNVAGRGIYRVLYFLPVITPSVAVGVVWKYLFDPYQGVFNKMLAPFGVAGPSWLTDPVWARPAVIIVGIWKRTGFNMVIYLAALQDIPHSLREAAAIDGATAWQRFRRITVPLLAPATFVITVTGVIEGFQVFDLVYVMTAGGPLGATDVLGYYLYRYGFRYSQMGYASAVAFTAFILIFATTLVQYRFAPGGRRYEAT